The Acidobacteriota bacterium genome contains the following window.
GACGGTTGCTTATTGTGACGAGAGGGATGGAGAGGTGCGGTATCGGCAGTTTCTGCATTCGGACAAGCAGTCTTTGAAGGCGTTTTATCGCAAGTTTGGAGACGAGGTGGTTGTCGGGGTAGAGGCGACGGGTTGTTTGTGGTGGTTTGAAAAGCTGCTCTTTGAAAACGGAATAAAGGTAAAGATAGGTGATCCGAGGCTGATCAGGCGAGCTGCGTTGTCGCGACACAAGAACGACTTTCGTGATGCGGAGACGATCCTGGATCTCCTGGTGAACGGCTCGTTTCCCGAGATCACGCCGAGGAGCGAGCGGAGCCGCGAGATGCTCACGATGCTCAATCATCGGCATTTTCTGGTGAAGAAGCGTACATCGATCGCAAACACGCTACAGGCGTTCGCTCGATCGAAGGGGCTCGATAAGTTTCGGCTTCAGACACTTAAACGGCAGAAAGAGCTTCTCGATGCGGTTTCGACCGATATGGAGCGGCTCATCGTCATATCGCGGTTTTCTTTATACAACGAATTGTCTAAAGAGATAGCGGCCTTTGACGCGAAACTTGCGGAGGAGGCGGATAAAGATGCAAAGACGCGCCTTCTGATGACGCATCCGGGCATCGGAGTGGTCACCGCTCTGGCACTCATTCACACACTAGGCGACGTCCGCCGCTTTCGACGCAAGGAAGAGGTAGTCGCGTTCGTAGGACTGGACCCGCTGGAGAAAAGCTCCGGCGAGAAGAGACGAATAGGCTCGATCAGCAAGCATGGCTCGCGACTCACGAGGCATCTGCTCGGTCAGGCCGCCCAGACGTGCCGCGATCATGGGATCAAGGCACATTACTTACAAGTTAGCCGTCGACGCGGCCGCCCGAAAGCAAAAGTCGCAGCGGCCCGCAAACTGCTCATCAACTGTTACGTCATGCTTCGTGACAACATCAGCTACGAACAGTTTGCAACCGGCGGGGCGAAGTTGGCCTGTGCGAGGGGTCAGGAGAGGTGAAGAGAAATCTTCAGTCTCTGAAGGTCTGATGGCACGGCCAGCCATCTCGATAAAGCGTCGGGATGAGCCGATCTAGTTTCATGTAGCCAGTTAAATCTGTGCACGAATAGATGATGGCACTCGCCACAAACGGCGGTGCGAACTGAAAGTAAATCTAACAATAAAAGGAGGCGGGTTGGTTATTGTCGAAACGAACATGACTTCGAATCACACCAAAACTCGGTGCGACCGACGAAGTGCGCTTGACTCATGGCTTAACTTCATAGATGACCCTGTTTTCCCCTTTTCCCCGTACTCGAAAAGTCTTAAGATCGAAGCGATCGAGACTGCCGCTCAGAGAGTTTTGGATGCGCGTGCCGGGTTTCCAAATAGTTCGCTCGCCGATCTCTACGACCCGCTGACAATGCCGCCCACGCTGGTGAAGGCCCACAACGACCTCGACCGCGCCGTCGACCTCGCCCGCCGCCCCCAACCCTTCACCACCGAAGCCGGCCGCATGGTCTTCCTCTTCGAACTGTATGAGAAATACACGGCTGGGCTGTTTGTGGAACCGAAGAAAAGGAAAAGATCCTGACTGGAGTGGCGAGCATCCTTGCTTGCCACACCGGTGTTGAGCGGCGGAGATCAAACCCAGGTTGAGAACGATCACACCCCTTACACTGCGAAAGCCGCAGTACGGCAAGAAGGGATGGTACTGGCAAAAAATACTTGCCAGTGTTGCGAAACGCAACCGTGCCGCTCCAGTCGGGCTTGGGCCTCTCGGGAAAAAATATCTTGACTTTTGGGATAATTTGTGCTATCGTTGCAACATTGTTGCGTTCCGAAACGTATTAATAGCGGATGCACGAGGATCTTTGATAAGTTTTATAAAGCATCGTAAAAATACTCGCTTGGGTTAAAAATGTAAGCCATCCCACTTTGGCATTAGCATTTTTCGTAAATGGGATGAATTTTGGCTGTAAAGTGTTTGATATCAGCAGATTAACCCGTCCCATTTTTGCGCACCTAAGTGGGATATGTGAGCCCGCCTCACTTCTGTGTGCTGTTTTTCGCAAATGAGACGATTTTTGACGGTAAAACGTTGGAAACACGATATTTAAGCCGTCTCACTTTGTCCACGAAAGTGAGACGGTGTTGGAAATGCAAATTGAACGATCTCTGGTCATGCGAACCACTGAAAAGGCTCTGATTGAACAAGGGCGAAGAGCTCAGTTTGTGTGAAACGCCCTCGCTGACGCGTGGGCTTCTGCAAAATGGAACAATGCGGTAAAATCTAGGGTTTATGAGTAAGGCGATCTTGGTTCTTGAGGACGGGCGGACTTTTTCAGGCGTTTCTTTTGGGGCGGACGGCGAAGCGTTTGGCGAGATGGTGTTCAACACCTCGATGTCCGGTTATCAGGAGATACTGACCGACCCAAGCTACGCCGGGCAGATCGTCTGCATGACGTATCCGCTGATCGGCAACTACGGTACCAACGCCGAAGACGTCGAATCACGCCGCCCTTGGGTGGAGGGTTTTGTTGTCCGGGAAGCGAGCCGCATCGCGTCGAATTTTCGCTCGACAATGTCGCTGCAGGATTACTTAAAGCAAAATAACATCGTCGGCATTGAGCATATCGATACGCGTGCCCTAGTCCGCCACATTCGCGACAAGGGAGCGATGCGCAGCGTGATCTCCACCGTCGATCTCGACCCTCAGTCGCTTCTCAACAAAGTCCTCGCCTCACCCGAGATGGCTAACCGCGAACTAGCCAGTGCTGTCACGGCTCACGAAGAATACGATTATCCAGCTGCTGACGAAGAGAAATACCATATCGTCGCCTACGATTTTGGCGTTAAAACTAACAGCCTGCGGGAATTTGCCAAGTTCGGCTGCCGGATTACGGTTGTGCCGTCGGAAACGACCGCAGACGAGGTAATGGCTCTAAAACCTGACGGCGTTTTTCTTTCAAATGGCCCCGGCGATCCGGCATCGATGACGTCAGTGGTCGCGGAGATCAAAAAGCTGGTCGCCTCACAAAAACCAATGTTCGGCATTTGCCTCGGTCACCAACTGATCGGCGAGGCATTTGGCGGATCGACTTACAAACTAAAATTCGGCCACCGCGGCGGCAACCAGCCGATCAAGGACCTGACTACGGGCAAGATCGAGATCACCGCCCACAATCACGGTTTCGCGGTCGATGCCGACAGCCTGCCGGCGGACGTCGAGGTCACGCACATCAACCTCAACGACCACACGGTTGCCGGCCTACGCCACAAAACCCTGCCGGTTTTCAGCGTCCAGTACCATCCCGAATCAGCTCCCGGGCCGCATGATTCTGAGTATTTGTTTCAGAGATTCATTGATCTTATGAATGTTTCAGGAGCCCGAACGTAATTATCGCAAAGCCGCCACGAGCCAAGGAGTTCATCGAGCCGTTCCTTCATCTGGCTGCACCAGGAATGATCAACCCAACCCCAAGCGGTTCGTCGCTTCTTCGTCAAACTTGTCGGCATCGACTTCCTCGAGGCTGTAACGCATTTTCTGGACAGTCGTAGTCTTCGTCGTGGTTTTCTTGCCTTTGCCGGTCGTGGTGATCCGTTTGCCGGTGAGGTAATTCGTACTTTCCGACGAAACTTCGCCATTCGCACGGTCGCGGCTCGTGTAATCAAAGCCGATCAGGATAAACATCGAGGGCTGCTCGTCATATCTAAACCGATATGTAGTCTCGGTCACCTCGCGAGAACCACGGTCTTGGTCAACGATGAGAACGCCTTTCTCGATCTT
Protein-coding sequences here:
- a CDS encoding DNA methylase, whose translation is MDDPVFPFSPYSKSLKIEAIETAAQRVLDARAGFPNSSLADLYDPLTMPPTLVKAHNDLDRAVDLARRPQPFTTEAGRMVFLFELYEKYTAGLFVEPKKRKRS
- the carA gene encoding glutamine-hydrolyzing carbamoyl-phosphate synthase small subunit, with the translated sequence MSKAILVLEDGRTFSGVSFGADGEAFGEMVFNTSMSGYQEILTDPSYAGQIVCMTYPLIGNYGTNAEDVESRRPWVEGFVVREASRIASNFRSTMSLQDYLKQNNIVGIEHIDTRALVRHIRDKGAMRSVISTVDLDPQSLLNKVLASPEMANRELASAVTAHEEYDYPAADEEKYHIVAYDFGVKTNSLREFAKFGCRITVVPSETTADEVMALKPDGVFLSNGPGDPASMTSVVAEIKKLVASQKPMFGICLGHQLIGEAFGGSTYKLKFGHRGGNQPIKDLTTGKIEITAHNHGFAVDADSLPADVEVTHINLNDHTVAGLRHKTLPVFSVQYHPESAPGPHDSEYLFQRFIDLMNVSGART
- a CDS encoding IS110 family transposase, whose protein sequence is MTVYIGVDFHPYEQTVAYCDERDGEVRYRQFLHSDKQSLKAFYRKFGDEVVVGVEATGCLWWFEKLLFENGIKVKIGDPRLIRRAALSRHKNDFRDAETILDLLVNGSFPEITPRSERSREMLTMLNHRHFLVKKRTSIANTLQAFARSKGLDKFRLQTLKRQKELLDAVSTDMERLIVISRFSLYNELSKEIAAFDAKLAEEADKDAKTRLLMTHPGIGVVTALALIHTLGDVRRFRRKEEVVAFVGLDPLEKSSGEKRRIGSISKHGSRLTRHLLGQAAQTCRDHGIKAHYLQVSRRRGRPKAKVAAARKLLINCYVMLRDNISYEQFATGGAKLACARGQER